In the genome of Longimicrobium sp., one region contains:
- a CDS encoding TonB-dependent receptor, with product MFLRPLSAHLRLLSSVAAALLLAAAPARAQAGGAVELVVSDAETGAPLAGASVRVDGGAAGVSDSSGRVLLEGLPAGTHVIEVEMMGRRTMQPQVEVSTGQTLELEVLMDASAVELPEITAETQPDDGPGNAISRAFGRTRGTGILISRGQIERSRARRLSDLLGKVPGVRILYGSGGAVAMLQGGSGADPSSLGQRCVAEVYLDGVLLRTPSLDIVAIHELDAVEVYLHVVPPEYSGSNAGCGVIVLHTRTQ from the coding sequence ATGTTCCTGCGCCCTCTTTCCGCGCACCTCCGCCTGCTCTCGTCGGTCGCCGCGGCGCTGCTGCTGGCCGCCGCGCCGGCGCGCGCGCAGGCCGGCGGCGCGGTGGAGCTGGTGGTGAGCGACGCCGAGACCGGCGCGCCCCTGGCCGGTGCCAGCGTGCGCGTGGACGGCGGCGCGGCCGGCGTGAGCGACTCCAGCGGCCGCGTGCTGCTGGAAGGGCTGCCGGCGGGAACGCACGTGATCGAGGTGGAGATGATGGGGCGGCGCACCATGCAGCCGCAGGTGGAGGTCAGCACCGGGCAGACGCTGGAGCTGGAGGTGCTGATGGACGCATCGGCCGTGGAGCTCCCCGAGATCACCGCCGAGACGCAGCCCGACGACGGGCCCGGCAACGCCATCTCCCGCGCCTTCGGCCGGACCCGCGGCACCGGGATCCTCATCTCCCGCGGGCAGATCGAGCGCTCGCGCGCGCGGCGGCTGTCCGACCTGCTGGGAAAGGTCCCCGGCGTGCGCATCCTGTACGGCTCGGGCGGCGCGGTGGCCATGCTGCAGGGCGGGAGCGGGGCCGACCCCAGCTCCCTGGGGCAGCGGTGCGTGGCGGAGGTGTACCTGGACGGCGTGCTGCTGCGCACCCCCTCGCTGGACATCGTGGCCATCCACGAGCTGGACGCGGTGGAGGTGTATCTCCACGTGGTGCCCCCCGAGTACAGCGGCTCCAACGCGGGATGCGGGGTGATCGTGCTGCATACGCGGACGCAGTGA
- a CDS encoding Fur family transcriptional regulator, protein MSAHAAPAPSSPYLPLFRRYLRQQGLPVTLQREVVADVVFTSQEHLSVEEIEARLKERGERIGKATIYRTMEILVRSGLVEDHDFGDGFKRYEHLFGHQPLHEHLVCTHCRTVVEFERPEVQRIQDEVAATHGFLPTRHRLEIYGLCAACQEKGVTIKYEGLACPALEVA, encoded by the coding sequence ATGTCCGCCCACGCCGCGCCCGCGCCCAGTTCGCCCTATCTCCCGCTCTTCCGGCGCTACCTGCGCCAGCAGGGGCTGCCGGTTACGCTGCAGCGCGAGGTGGTGGCCGACGTGGTGTTCACCTCGCAGGAGCACCTGTCGGTGGAGGAGATCGAGGCGCGGCTGAAGGAGCGCGGCGAGCGGATCGGCAAGGCCACCATCTACCGCACCATGGAGATCCTGGTGCGCAGCGGCCTGGTGGAGGACCACGACTTCGGCGACGGCTTCAAGCGCTACGAGCACCTGTTCGGGCACCAGCCGCTGCACGAGCACCTGGTGTGCACCCACTGCCGCACGGTGGTGGAGTTCGAGCGCCCCGAGGTGCAGCGCATCCAGGACGAGGTGGCCGCCACGCACGGCTTCCTCCCCACGCGCCACCGGCTGGAGATCTACGGCCTCTGCGCCGCCTGCCAGGAGAAGGGCGTGACCATCAAGTACGAGGGCCTGGCCTGCCCGGCGCTGGAAGTCGCATAG
- a CDS encoding carboxypeptidase-like regulatory domain-containing protein, whose product MPSSRTILACLLALTLAVTPRRAHAQETGVLVLKVTDPEGVPLARAAAKVDGVRRGTTGPDGRVRVQGIAPGWHALKVTLLGRRAVALGMMVPPGGVAELEVGLQPDAIRLPGLAATVPRDKASPHGRPTLAGTGKKFTRDDLDRSKSPTLSGVLRDAPEVELVQGPHGPVLRFRRTFAALRPAPGGGLEPPDCAPEYYVDGIRFAALETPDLFPISEVEDVVLFPGNVPAEYGGVRASCGVVVIRTRGGPAAAPKPRTLRGPGRTEKARPRPLAPKAARVMGKQPAPKHSSHSLSKPGP is encoded by the coding sequence ATGCCTTCATCCCGCACCATCCTCGCCTGCCTGCTCGCGCTCACGCTGGCCGTGACGCCGCGCCGCGCGCACGCACAGGAGACGGGCGTGCTGGTGCTGAAGGTGACCGATCCCGAGGGCGTCCCGCTGGCCCGCGCCGCGGCCAAGGTGGACGGCGTCCGCCGCGGCACGACGGGCCCGGACGGGCGGGTGCGCGTGCAGGGGATCGCCCCCGGCTGGCACGCGCTGAAGGTGACGCTCCTGGGCCGCCGCGCCGTGGCGCTGGGAATGATGGTGCCCCCCGGCGGCGTGGCCGAGCTGGAGGTGGGGCTGCAGCCGGACGCCATCCGCCTTCCCGGCCTGGCCGCCACGGTGCCGCGCGACAAGGCTTCGCCGCACGGCCGCCCCACGCTGGCGGGGACGGGAAAGAAGTTCACCCGCGACGACCTGGACCGCAGCAAGTCGCCCACGCTGAGCGGCGTGCTGCGGGACGCGCCCGAGGTGGAGCTGGTGCAGGGGCCGCACGGGCCCGTCCTGCGCTTCCGCCGCACCTTCGCGGCGCTCCGCCCGGCGCCGGGGGGCGGGCTGGAGCCGCCGGACTGCGCGCCGGAGTACTACGTGGACGGCATCCGCTTCGCCGCGCTGGAGACGCCCGACCTCTTCCCGATCTCCGAGGTGGAGGACGTGGTCCTCTTCCCCGGCAACGTTCCGGCCGAGTACGGGGGCGTCCGCGCGTCGTGCGGCGTGGTGGTGATCCGCACCCGCGGCGGCCCGGCGGCCGCGCCCAAGCCGCGCACCCTCCGCGGCCCCGGCCGCACGGAGAAGGCGCGCCCCCGCCCACTCGCGCCCAAGGCGGCGCGGGTGATGGGGAAGCAGCCCGCGCCCAAGCATTCATCGCACTCCCTTTCCAAGCCCGGCCCGTGA
- a CDS encoding BlaI/MecI/CopY family transcriptional regulator translates to MTHEPPLPTEGELRLLRVLWQRGPSTVREVLDALPGGGDTGYTTALKLLQIMHAKGLVIRDETNRTHVYAAAVPPESTQRRLVADLVERAFGGSAHQLVLQALSPQLASPAELAQIRALLDTLGTGDRPEEEG, encoded by the coding sequence ATGACCCACGAACCCCCACTTCCCACCGAGGGCGAGCTGCGGCTGCTCCGGGTGCTGTGGCAGCGCGGCCCGAGCACGGTTCGCGAGGTGCTCGACGCCCTTCCCGGCGGCGGCGACACGGGCTACACGACCGCGCTGAAGCTCCTGCAGATCATGCACGCCAAGGGCCTGGTGATCCGCGACGAGACGAACCGCACCCACGTGTACGCGGCGGCCGTGCCGCCCGAGTCCACGCAGCGCCGGCTGGTGGCCGACCTGGTGGAGCGCGCGTTCGGCGGCTCGGCGCACCAGCTGGTGCTGCAGGCGCTGTCGCCGCAGCTGGCCTCGCCCGCCGAGCTCGCGCAAATCCGTGCCCTGCTGGACACGCTCGGCACCGGCGATCGGCCGGAAGAGGAGGGCTGA
- the trpD gene encoding anthranilate phosphoribosyltransferase, protein MGDDALAAPDLGALIRHATLRPLTAAEAEAAFSEVMEGRATPVQMAALLVAIRVRGAVPSEVAGGVRALRRAMVPVPADAAGLVDTCGTGGGAMTTFNISTAAALLAAGAGARVAKHGNRSFTSQCGSADVLEALGVRLELSPDEEARVLERTGIVFMFAPLHHPAMKHVGPIRRELGMPTIMNVLGPVTNPAGARRQVVGVSDPALLELIAGALAELGHDRALVVHGQPGLDELSPLGMSEVIEVMDGRWERRTFDPAAELGWERFDPGGLAGGDRRENAEKVEGVLRGRIAGAARAAVVLNAGAALYCAGLAPTLVDGVRAAEEALAAGAGWAKLEELRAAAPAA, encoded by the coding sequence GTGGGGGATGACGCGCTCGCGGCGCCGGACCTGGGCGCGCTGATCCGCCACGCCACGCTCCGCCCGCTCACCGCCGCCGAGGCCGAGGCCGCGTTCAGCGAGGTGATGGAAGGGCGGGCGACGCCGGTGCAGATGGCCGCGCTCCTGGTCGCCATCCGCGTGCGCGGCGCCGTGCCGAGCGAGGTGGCGGGCGGCGTGCGGGCGCTGCGCCGGGCGATGGTTCCCGTCCCCGCGGACGCGGCCGGGCTGGTGGACACCTGCGGCACCGGCGGCGGGGCGATGACCACCTTCAACATCTCCACCGCCGCGGCGCTGCTGGCCGCTGGGGCGGGGGCGCGCGTGGCCAAGCACGGCAACCGCTCGTTCACCAGCCAGTGCGGGAGCGCCGACGTGCTCGAGGCGCTGGGCGTGCGGCTGGAGCTGTCGCCCGACGAGGAGGCGCGGGTGCTGGAGCGGACCGGGATCGTCTTCATGTTCGCGCCGCTGCACCACCCCGCGATGAAGCACGTGGGGCCCATCCGCCGCGAGCTGGGGATGCCGACCATCATGAACGTGCTGGGCCCGGTGACGAACCCCGCCGGCGCGCGCCGCCAGGTGGTCGGCGTCTCCGATCCGGCGCTGCTGGAGCTGATCGCCGGCGCGCTGGCCGAGCTGGGGCACGACCGCGCGCTGGTCGTCCACGGCCAGCCGGGGCTGGACGAGCTGAGTCCGCTGGGAATGTCGGAGGTGATCGAGGTGATGGACGGCCGCTGGGAGCGCCGCACCTTCGACCCCGCCGCCGAGCTGGGATGGGAGCGCTTCGACCCCGGCGGGCTGGCGGGCGGCGACCGGCGTGAGAACGCGGAGAAGGTGGAAGGCGTTCTCCGCGGCCGCATCGCCGGGGCGGCGCGCGCCGCGGTGGTGCTGAACGCCGGCGCCGCCCTCTACTGCGCCGGCCTCGCCCCCACGCTGGTCGACGGCGTCCGCGCCGCGGAGGAGGCGCTCGCCGCGGGCGCGGGATGGGCCAAGCTGGAGGAGTTGCGAGCCGCCGCGCCGGCCGCCTGA